One Thermoplasmata archaeon DNA window includes the following coding sequences:
- a CDS encoding glycosyltransferase family 4 protein, whose protein sequence is MLPPTRLAGGRGRASAFPVLLRRSGMRFAPSGAGTGPVSLKHLTILMAGWEYPPFHTGGLGVHCYEISRELARLGHRVVFLTPFPGPFADAPGVEFRTLSERLPPGAPIPGAYTPAEIYGPHFLDVVNQYNDWIAHLTDAEDADVVHVHDWFGTVGSRALARRLGIPLIMSVHSTEYDRTLGHPYAPILERERIGIRAADRIIAVSRQLGEQLITLYDAPPPRVRVVYNAVRPVAPELDDGRLRDVVLYLGRLTRMKGPDTFLRAAAIVAPTFPEIRFAVAGEGPEYEHLIALAASLGIGDRVLFFGKVTEAERAALLRDAAVFVLPSVVEPFGIAALEAMAAGVPTIVSKTSGVGEVVRSAFQVDFWDVDEFASRISELLEYPHLSREMGDQARYEATEAGWAERARQTVDVYREAIRARALRR, encoded by the coding sequence ATGCTGCCCCCGACGAGGCTCGCGGGCGGCCGCGGTCGCGCGAGCGCATTCCCCGTGCTGCTCCGGCGCTCGGGGATGCGGTTCGCCCCATCCGGGGCCGGCACCGGCCCCGTCTCACTCAAGCACCTGACGATCCTCATGGCCGGCTGGGAGTATCCCCCCTTTCACACCGGCGGGCTGGGGGTCCACTGCTACGAGATCTCGCGCGAGCTCGCGCGTCTAGGTCACCGGGTCGTGTTCCTTACCCCCTTCCCCGGCCCGTTCGCCGATGCTCCGGGCGTGGAATTCCGCACGCTCTCCGAACGCCTTCCTCCGGGGGCGCCCATCCCGGGGGCCTACACGCCGGCCGAGATCTACGGACCGCACTTCCTCGACGTCGTGAACCAGTACAACGACTGGATCGCCCATCTCACGGACGCCGAGGACGCAGACGTCGTCCATGTGCACGACTGGTTCGGGACCGTCGGGTCCCGCGCGCTCGCCCGCAGGTTGGGCATCCCGCTCATCATGTCCGTTCACTCTACGGAGTACGACCGCACTCTCGGTCATCCGTACGCTCCGATCCTCGAACGGGAGCGGATCGGGATCCGGGCCGCGGACCGTATCATCGCCGTCAGCCGCCAGCTCGGCGAGCAGCTCATCACGCTCTACGACGCGCCGCCGCCGCGGGTCCGGGTCGTGTACAATGCCGTCCGACCCGTGGCGCCCGAGCTGGACGATGGCCGGCTCCGGGACGTCGTGCTGTACCTCGGTCGCCTGACCCGAATGAAGGGCCCGGACACCTTCCTGCGGGCCGCGGCGATCGTTGCCCCCACGTTTCCCGAGATCCGCTTCGCGGTCGCCGGCGAGGGCCCCGAGTACGAGCACCTGATCGCCCTCGCCGCCTCCCTCGGTATCGGGGACCGGGTGCTGTTCTTCGGGAAGGTCACCGAGGCCGAACGCGCCGCGCTGCTCCGCGACGCCGCGGTGTTCGTTCTACCGTCGGTCGTCGAGCCGTTCGGCATCGCGGCGCTGGAAGCGATGGCGGCCGGCGTGCCGACGATCGTCTCCAAGACCAGCGGCGTCGGAGAGGTCGTGCGGAGCGCATTCCAGGTCGATTTCTGGGACGTGGACGAGTTCGCGAGCCGCATCTCCGAACTCCTCGAATATCCCCACCTCAGCCGCGAGATGGGCGATCAGGCCCGCTACGAGGCGACCGAGGCCGGATGGGCCGAGCGCGCACGCCAAACGGTTGATGTGTATCGGGAGGCTATCCGCGCCCGAGCCCTCCGTAGATGA